A part of Cystobacter fuscus DSM 2262 genomic DNA contains:
- the tssH gene encoding type VI secretion system ATPase TssH, whose amino-acid sequence MRVEPHALVKRLTPTATQLLEGAVGRANTSHCHEIVVEHLLAQLLEAEDSDTALLAQRFGVERRRLLQGVERALRELRTGSAARPVFSESVFQWFEDAWLLASLHLGDSSIRSGVLFAQFILRRSRYTAEYFPELDAIPVDELKRSLAEVLRPSAETVEVAPPEGGRPTSTPTSAGGAEEGALKRFATSFTARVREGKIDPVFGRHREVGQLVDILSRRRKNNPLLVGEPGVGKTALVEGLAWAIVKGEVPDSLKNVEVLGLDIGLLQAGAGVRGEFENRLKAVIAEVKASAVPLVLFIDEAHTLIGAGGAAGGSDAANLLKPALARGELRTIAATTWSEYKKYFEKDAALERRFQPVKVEEPGEEDAVLMLRGLRATYETAHGVIIRDEAITAAVRLSQRYITGRQLPDKAVDLLDTAAARVRIAQSTRPEELTGLEARIAGVERERDARRRDLADGHSGDAAELEDLEAKLRALHDQVATLKGRWEEERASVAALQAARKALSEVPAGQEPGAFRSAVDEAAAALARVRGEEPLVHGDVDAEVVAQVVAGWTGIPVGKMRTDAMEAVLNLEQRLEARVRGQPAAIQKVAETLRVAQAGIRDPEAPIGVLLFVGPSGVGKTETALALADSLYGGERFMTTLNMSEFQEKHTVSRLIGSPPGYVGYGEGGLLTEAVRQRPYSVVLLDECEKADLEVMNLFYQVFDKGMLTDGEGRAVDFRNTVLILTSNLGSDVVMRMHERGATPSTEDVVAAIRPTLSQHFKPALLARMTIVPFFPVGQEVMKQIAAMKLTVLADRLRATHRIETTFAPELVDVLARRCTESETGARNVEHLLRGSLMPEVSRNLLQCLAGGSAPARLHVGLTSEGGWDTHFTETRA is encoded by the coding sequence ATGCGCGTCGAACCCCATGCCCTCGTGAAGCGACTGACTCCCACCGCGACCCAGCTGCTCGAGGGAGCGGTGGGCCGGGCCAACACCAGCCACTGCCACGAAATCGTCGTCGAGCACCTGCTCGCGCAACTGCTGGAGGCCGAGGACTCCGACACGGCGCTGCTGGCCCAGCGCTTCGGGGTGGAGCGACGGCGGCTGCTCCAGGGCGTGGAGCGGGCGCTGCGCGAGCTGCGCACCGGGAGCGCCGCCCGGCCCGTCTTCTCCGAGTCCGTCTTCCAGTGGTTCGAGGATGCCTGGCTGCTCGCGTCCCTGCACCTGGGGGACTCGAGCATCCGCTCCGGGGTGCTCTTCGCCCAGTTCATCCTGCGGCGCAGCCGCTACACCGCCGAGTACTTCCCGGAGCTGGACGCCATTCCCGTCGATGAGCTCAAGCGCTCGCTCGCGGAGGTGCTGCGGCCCTCGGCGGAGACGGTCGAGGTGGCGCCGCCCGAGGGCGGACGGCCCACCTCCACTCCCACGTCCGCGGGCGGAGCCGAGGAAGGCGCCCTGAAGCGCTTCGCCACGTCGTTCACCGCCCGGGTGCGCGAGGGGAAGATCGATCCCGTCTTCGGCCGGCACCGCGAGGTGGGGCAGCTCGTGGACATCCTCTCGCGGCGCCGCAAGAACAACCCCCTGCTGGTGGGCGAGCCGGGCGTGGGCAAGACGGCGCTGGTGGAGGGCCTGGCCTGGGCCATCGTGAAGGGCGAGGTGCCCGACTCGCTGAAGAACGTGGAGGTGCTGGGCCTGGACATCGGGCTCCTGCAGGCGGGCGCGGGGGTGCGGGGCGAGTTCGAGAACCGGCTCAAGGCGGTGATCGCCGAGGTGAAGGCCTCCGCCGTGCCGCTCGTGCTCTTCATCGACGAGGCGCACACCCTCATCGGGGCGGGAGGCGCCGCGGGGGGCAGTGACGCCGCCAACCTGCTCAAGCCCGCGCTCGCCCGGGGCGAGCTGCGCACCATCGCGGCCACCACCTGGTCCGAGTACAAGAAGTACTTCGAGAAGGACGCCGCGCTGGAGCGCCGCTTCCAGCCCGTCAAGGTGGAGGAGCCGGGCGAGGAGGACGCGGTGCTGATGCTCCGGGGCCTGCGCGCCACCTACGAGACGGCCCATGGCGTCATCATCCGGGACGAGGCCATCACCGCGGCGGTGCGCCTGTCCCAGCGCTACATCACCGGGCGGCAGTTGCCGGACAAGGCGGTGGATCTGCTGGACACGGCGGCCGCGCGCGTGCGCATCGCGCAGTCCACCCGGCCCGAGGAGCTGACGGGGCTGGAGGCCCGGATCGCCGGCGTGGAGCGGGAGCGGGACGCGCGGCGCAGGGATCTCGCGGACGGCCACTCGGGAGACGCGGCGGAGCTGGAGGACCTGGAGGCGAAGCTGCGCGCCCTGCACGATCAGGTGGCCACCCTGAAGGGACGCTGGGAGGAGGAGCGCGCCTCGGTGGCCGCGCTCCAGGCGGCGCGCAAGGCCTTGTCGGAGGTACCCGCCGGACAGGAGCCCGGAGCGTTCCGGAGCGCGGTGGACGAGGCAGCGGCGGCGCTGGCCCGGGTCCGGGGCGAGGAGCCGCTGGTGCACGGGGACGTGGACGCGGAGGTGGTGGCCCAGGTGGTGGCGGGGTGGACCGGCATTCCCGTGGGGAAGATGCGCACCGACGCGATGGAGGCCGTGCTCAACCTGGAGCAGCGGCTCGAGGCGCGGGTGCGCGGACAGCCCGCGGCGATCCAGAAGGTGGCCGAGACGCTGCGCGTCGCCCAGGCCGGCATCCGCGATCCGGAAGCCCCCATCGGGGTGCTGCTCTTCGTGGGCCCCAGCGGCGTGGGGAAGACGGAGACAGCGCTCGCGCTGGCCGACAGCCTCTATGGCGGCGAGCGGTTCATGACCACGCTCAACATGTCCGAGTTCCAGGAGAAGCACACCGTCTCCCGGCTCATCGGCTCTCCACCGGGGTACGTGGGGTATGGCGAGGGAGGCCTGCTGACGGAGGCGGTGCGCCAGCGGCCCTACTCCGTCGTCCTCCTGGACGAGTGCGAGAAGGCCGACCTGGAGGTGATGAACCTCTTCTACCAGGTGTTCGACAAGGGGATGCTCACCGACGGCGAGGGCCGCGCGGTCGACTTCCGCAACACCGTGCTCATCCTCACCAGCAACCTGGGCTCGGACGTGGTGATGCGGATGCACGAGCGGGGCGCCACGCCGAGCACGGAGGACGTGGTGGCGGCGATCCGGCCCACGCTCAGCCAGCACTTCAAGCCCGCCCTGCTCGCGCGCATGACGATCGTCCCCTTCTTCCCCGTGGGCCAGGAGGTGATGAAGCAGATCGCCGCCATGAAGCTCACGGTGCTCGCCGACCGGCTGCGCGCCACCCATCGGATTGAAACGACCTTCGCCCCCGAGCTCGTGGACGTGCTGGCCCGCCGGTGCACCGAGTCGGAGACGGGCGCGCGCAACGTGGAACACCTGCTGCGCGGCTCGCTGATGCCCGAGGTCTCCCGGAACCTGTTGCAGTGCCTGGCCGGAGGAAGTGCTCCAGCCCGCCTGCACGTGGGGCTCACCTCCGAGGGCGGCTGGGACACCCACTTCACCGAGACCCGGGCGTGA
- the tssF gene encoding type VI secretion system baseplate subunit TssF, whose protein sequence is MFSKYYLSELTYLREMGRAFGLANPTIAGLLVERGADPDVERLLEGFAFLTARIRERVEDDIPEMVHVLTDLLLPHYLRPLPASTIIEFTPQMRALRGRAHVPAGAELAANPIDGTSCLFRTTSPVDLLPLTLEDASLDKSSSTAPVLRLSFLAHEQGRLEVFKPGGLRLFIHSELATSALILLWLLRYCRGVEVRLGSGQSVWLPPQAIKPIGFDRNFRLLPWPRSSEGYRQLQEYFTLPEKFLFFEVHQLETVAAVAEDRFELAFHLSRPPPLEARIGQDMFRLHCTPALNLFSASAHPLRHHTLDGEHLLRASDMEPRHSEVYSVDQVTGLQPGRNERRNYRPFFDFAHGAGEGAEPAFYRLRRAASPIDDGIDTYLSLETARDVVPSISEETLSVDLTCTNRSLPTRLQVGDVCLATFTSPTQARFKNITPVSRPARAPLGTELHWRLLSHLAINQMSLADADVLRRLLELYNFHSLTDDLTGRANRLRINAMRKVEVRACTRFLQGVPVRGTRTLLEIDGTSFMGTGDAFLFGCILDELLASNVTLNAFNELALRLQPSQMEYSWLPRNGTQTLL, encoded by the coding sequence ATGTTCAGCAAGTACTACCTGAGTGAACTCACCTACCTCCGGGAGATGGGACGGGCGTTCGGCCTGGCCAACCCCACCATCGCGGGCCTGCTGGTGGAGCGCGGGGCGGATCCCGACGTCGAGCGGCTGCTCGAGGGCTTCGCCTTCCTCACGGCGCGCATCCGCGAGCGGGTGGAGGACGACATCCCGGAGATGGTGCACGTCCTGACGGACCTGCTGCTGCCCCACTACCTGCGCCCCCTGCCCGCCTCCACCATCATCGAGTTCACCCCGCAGATGCGCGCGCTGCGCGGCCGTGCCCACGTGCCGGCGGGCGCGGAGCTGGCGGCCAACCCCATCGACGGCACCTCGTGTCTCTTCCGGACCACGTCCCCGGTGGACCTGCTGCCCCTGACGCTGGAGGACGCGTCGCTCGACAAGTCGTCCAGCACCGCCCCCGTGCTGCGCCTGTCCTTCCTGGCGCACGAGCAGGGCCGCCTGGAGGTCTTCAAGCCCGGCGGCTTGCGGCTGTTCATCCACTCGGAGCTCGCCACCAGCGCCCTCATCCTGCTGTGGTTGCTGCGCTACTGCCGCGGGGTGGAGGTGCGGCTGGGCTCCGGCCAGAGCGTGTGGCTGCCGCCGCAGGCCATCAAGCCCATCGGGTTCGATCGGAACTTCCGGCTGCTGCCCTGGCCCCGCTCGTCCGAGGGCTACCGGCAGCTCCAGGAGTACTTCACCCTGCCCGAGAAGTTCCTCTTCTTCGAGGTGCACCAGTTGGAGACCGTCGCGGCCGTGGCGGAGGATCGCTTCGAGCTGGCCTTCCACCTGTCGCGTCCGCCCCCGCTGGAGGCACGGATCGGCCAGGACATGTTCCGGCTGCACTGCACGCCCGCCCTCAACCTCTTCTCGGCCTCGGCCCACCCGCTGCGCCACCACACGCTGGATGGCGAGCACCTGCTGCGCGCCTCGGACATGGAGCCGCGGCACTCCGAGGTGTACTCGGTGGATCAGGTGACGGGGTTGCAGCCGGGCCGCAACGAGCGGCGCAACTACCGGCCCTTCTTCGACTTCGCGCACGGCGCGGGCGAGGGTGCCGAGCCCGCCTTCTACCGTCTGCGGCGCGCGGCCTCGCCCATCGATGACGGCATCGACACCTACCTCTCCCTTGAAACGGCCCGGGACGTGGTGCCGTCGATCTCCGAGGAGACCCTGTCCGTCGACTTGACGTGCACCAACCGCTCGCTGCCCACCCGCTTGCAGGTGGGCGACGTGTGCCTCGCCACGTTCACCTCGCCCACCCAGGCGCGCTTCAAGAACATCACCCCCGTCAGCCGCCCCGCCCGGGCTCCGCTCGGCACCGAGCTGCACTGGCGGCTGCTCTCCCACCTCGCCATCAACCAGATGTCGCTCGCGGACGCCGACGTGCTGCGCCGCCTGCTGGAGCTCTACAACTTCCACTCCCTCACGGATGACCTGACGGGCCGTGCCAACCGGCTGCGCATCAACGCCATGCGCAAGGTGGAGGTGCGCGCCTGCACCCGCTTCCTGCAAGGCGTGCCCGTGCGGGGAACCCGCACCCTCCTGGAGATCGACGGAACGAGCTTCATGGGCACCGGCGACGCCTTCCTCTTCGGCTGCATCCTCGACGAGCTGCTCGCGTCGAACGTCACCCTCAACGCCTTCAACGAGCTGGCGCTCCGGCTCCAGCCCTCGCAGATGGAGTATTCGTGGCTCCCGAGGAACGGCACCCAGACGCTCTTGTAG
- the tssE gene encoding type VI secretion system baseplate subunit TssE: MSTRGLLSRLEKGHLHPSSHKETPLESITRHLRVLLNTRRGESVSSPGYGILDFNDVVHSYPSALQKIQTSIRTAIQEYEPRLKNVVVVHVPDVHEPAALKFEITAQLALKGSREVLRFRTRVGAGGQLELW, from the coding sequence ATGTCTACCCGCGGGCTCCTGTCCCGGCTCGAGAAGGGCCACCTGCATCCGTCTTCCCACAAGGAGACACCTCTCGAGTCCATCACCCGGCACCTGCGGGTGCTGCTCAACACCCGCCGGGGGGAGTCCGTCTCTTCCCCCGGCTACGGCATCCTGGACTTCAACGATGTCGTCCACTCCTACCCCTCGGCCCTCCAGAAGATCCAGACGTCCATCCGGACGGCCATCCAGGAGTACGAGCCGCGTTTGAAGAACGTCGTGGTCGTGCACGTGCCGGATGTGCACGAGCCCGCGGCGCTGAAGTTCGAAATCACCGCGCAGCTCGCCCTGAAGGGCAGCCGCGAGGTCCTCCGCTTCCGGACGAGGGTCGGTGCCGGCGGCCAGCTCGAGTTGTGGTGA
- a CDS encoding PAAR domain-containing protein: MPPAARISDMHVCPKVEPGPVPHVGGPTSSGESTVIIGGMPAARIGDSLVCFGGPPDSISQGESTVIIGGKPAARLGDGTSHGGVLVAGCPTVIIGSSAQAQTVVVAARDGTPFCEECEKRKREQEQAQRDAQSQA; encoded by the coding sequence ATGCCTCCAGCCGCGCGCATCAGCGACATGCATGTGTGTCCCAAGGTGGAGCCTGGACCGGTCCCCCATGTCGGAGGGCCCACCTCCTCCGGCGAGTCCACCGTCATCATCGGCGGCATGCCCGCCGCTCGCATAGGTGACAGCCTGGTGTGCTTCGGCGGACCACCCGACTCCATCTCCCAGGGCGAGTCCACGGTCATCATCGGGGGCAAGCCCGCCGCGCGCCTGGGGGATGGCACCTCCCATGGGGGGGTCCTCGTGGCCGGTTGCCCCACGGTCATCATCGGCTCGTCCGCGCAAGCGCAGACCGTCGTGGTGGCCGCTCGGGACGGTACGCCCTTCTGTGAGGAGTGTGAGAAGAGGAAGAGGGAGCAAGAGCAAGCCCAGCGGGACGCGCAGTCCCAGGCCTAA
- a CDS encoding type VI secretion system Vgr family protein — protein sequence MVARASLLGSTSLFRFAVNGCPDEMRVIQFSGTEAMSSPFEFHLKLACENQSLDFSDVVGKTALLTLVGESEPRFVHGIISRFEQVNELHRHAIYHASLVPQTWRLRHRHDCRIFQDETTPDILKKVFEKAGISSDHFKFSLSNTYEPRNYCVQYRESDWAFVSRLMEEDGIFYYFEHHADKHVLVMGDSVSANQPIPGGELLPFRRPAGFVTEEEHVQRFRFAEEIQPGTVSLRDFNFKKPDLSLHADGKAQEDADLEVYDYPGEYQHPGEGSSAKGKRLAKLRLEEWQAGRKVGQGESDCERFCPGSLFTLSEHSRVDYNARYLLTSVGHYGHQSQVLDEESDGGDFNYSNNFTCIAEQTPFRPPRTTPRPQVRGVQTAVVVGPSGEEIYTDEYGRVKVQFHWDRQGQRNERSSCWIRVSQLWAGESWGAMFIPRIGQEVIVDFIEGDPDRPIITGRVYNGANPVPYPLPDEKTKSTIKSNTSLDGNGYNELRFEDKKGQEQIFMHAQRNMDKHVKNDSFENILHDRHQTIGSQLKEGKVGDQNEMIYRDKSLKIHRHHQEHIGGDMKLLVGGIDGEGNQDIIIEAHKKELILKNSHLHVKGNLNEQVDATQSLTVGKDLQVTVGQKHALEAGQEIHLKSTNVVIEAASGLTIRGPGGFITIDASGISIKGTMVYINTSGAPIPGSGAKPTAPTDAAPAQPTQPTLADDGT from the coding sequence ATGGTCGCACGAGCCTCATTGCTGGGAAGCACCTCGTTGTTCCGCTTCGCCGTCAACGGCTGTCCGGACGAGATGCGGGTCATCCAATTCTCCGGAACCGAGGCGATGTCGAGCCCGTTCGAGTTCCACCTGAAGCTGGCCTGCGAGAATCAATCGCTCGACTTCTCCGACGTGGTGGGCAAGACGGCCCTGCTCACCCTGGTGGGGGAGTCGGAGCCGCGCTTCGTGCATGGCATCATCAGCCGCTTCGAGCAGGTCAACGAGCTGCACCGCCATGCCATCTACCACGCCAGCCTCGTGCCCCAGACGTGGCGCCTCCGGCACCGCCACGACTGCCGCATCTTCCAGGACGAGACCACCCCGGACATCCTCAAGAAGGTCTTCGAGAAAGCGGGCATCTCGAGCGACCACTTCAAGTTCTCCTTGAGCAACACCTACGAGCCCCGCAACTACTGCGTGCAGTACCGCGAGTCGGACTGGGCGTTCGTCAGCCGGCTCATGGAAGAAGATGGCATCTTCTATTACTTCGAGCACCACGCGGACAAACATGTCCTCGTCATGGGAGACAGCGTCTCGGCGAACCAGCCCATCCCGGGCGGCGAGCTGCTGCCCTTCCGCCGGCCGGCCGGCTTCGTCACCGAAGAGGAACACGTCCAGCGGTTCCGCTTCGCCGAGGAGATCCAACCCGGCACGGTGAGCCTGCGCGACTTCAACTTCAAGAAGCCGGACCTGTCCCTGCACGCGGATGGCAAGGCGCAGGAGGACGCGGACCTGGAGGTCTACGACTATCCGGGCGAGTACCAACACCCCGGCGAGGGCAGCTCCGCCAAGGGCAAGCGCCTGGCGAAGCTGCGGCTGGAGGAGTGGCAGGCGGGCCGCAAGGTGGGCCAGGGCGAGAGCGATTGCGAGCGCTTCTGCCCGGGCTCCCTGTTCACGCTGTCGGAGCACTCCCGCGTCGACTACAACGCGCGCTACCTGCTCACCAGCGTGGGCCATTATGGCCACCAGTCCCAGGTGCTCGACGAGGAGTCCGACGGAGGAGACTTCAACTACTCCAACAACTTCACCTGCATCGCGGAGCAGACGCCCTTCCGCCCGCCCCGGACGACACCTCGGCCCCAGGTGCGTGGGGTGCAGACCGCGGTGGTCGTTGGCCCCTCGGGAGAGGAGATCTACACGGACGAGTACGGACGGGTGAAGGTCCAGTTCCACTGGGATCGGCAAGGCCAGCGCAATGAGCGCAGCTCCTGTTGGATCCGCGTGAGCCAGCTCTGGGCGGGCGAGTCCTGGGGCGCGATGTTCATCCCCCGTATCGGGCAGGAGGTCATCGTCGACTTCATCGAGGGCGACCCGGACCGGCCCATCATCACCGGGCGCGTGTACAACGGAGCCAACCCGGTGCCCTACCCGCTACCGGACGAGAAGACCAAGAGCACCATCAAGTCCAACACTTCCCTGGACGGCAACGGCTACAACGAGCTGCGCTTCGAGGACAAGAAGGGCCAGGAGCAGATCTTCATGCATGCCCAGCGCAACATGGACAAGCATGTGAAGAACGACTCCTTCGAGAACATCCTGCATGATCGCCACCAGACCATTGGCAGCCAGCTCAAGGAGGGGAAGGTCGGCGATCAGAACGAGATGATCTACCGGGACAAGAGCCTCAAGATCCACCGGCACCACCAGGAGCACATCGGCGGAGACATGAAGCTGCTGGTGGGCGGCATCGACGGCGAGGGAAACCAGGACATCATCATCGAGGCCCACAAGAAGGAACTCATCCTCAAGAACAGCCATCTGCACGTGAAGGGCAACCTCAACGAGCAGGTGGACGCAACCCAATCGCTCACCGTGGGCAAGGATCTCCAGGTGACGGTGGGACAGAAACACGCACTGGAGGCCGGCCAGGAAATCCACCTCAAGTCCACGAACGTCGTCATCGAGGCCGCGAGTGGATTGACCATCCGGGGGCCGGGAGGGTTCATCACCATCGACGCCAGTGGCATCTCCATCAAGGGCACCATGGTCTACATCAACACCAGCGGGGCGCCCATACCTGGCAGCGGCGCGAAACCCACCGCGCCCACGGATGCCGCTCCAGCGCAGCCCACCCAGCCCACCCTGGCCGACGACGGCACCTGA
- the tssG gene encoding type VI secretion system baseplate subunit TssG, translating into MAPEERHPDALVAASAALAPRVNRLGFFPLVAFLERLTAGAARVGELGPVLQEQIRFRHDPSLGFSSGDVSDMALRQVPAQEDDVLTKRPLFEVVTSFLGLTGSVSPLPMYVAEEVAQEDPDRPVRREFLDLFHHRLLSLLYRIESRYRVTTELTSSCDDQWSRRMLALAGFDTYDRGRPSKLPAWKMLRIVPILASYVRTAEKLEMALQDVLGEDLGGARVTVHQFVGRWVEIDARMELGRANHQLGRNTLLGGRAFDRTGRFKVEIGPLPPQTWRRLMPEGDLYPMAREVVSLCVRDPLEYSFELFLSESVQHTFQLAQREPSRLGRDTWLGTNRQNRITVPGST; encoded by the coding sequence GTGGCTCCCGAGGAACGGCACCCAGACGCTCTTGTAGCGGCCTCCGCGGCCCTGGCGCCCCGGGTCAACCGCCTGGGGTTCTTCCCCCTGGTGGCGTTCCTCGAGCGGCTCACCGCGGGGGCCGCCCGGGTGGGCGAGCTGGGGCCCGTGCTCCAGGAGCAGATCCGCTTCCGGCATGACCCCTCCCTGGGTTTCTCCTCGGGGGACGTCAGCGACATGGCGTTGCGCCAGGTGCCCGCCCAGGAAGACGACGTGCTGACCAAGCGGCCCCTCTTCGAGGTCGTCACCTCGTTCCTGGGCCTCACCGGCTCGGTGTCGCCCCTGCCCATGTACGTGGCCGAGGAGGTCGCCCAGGAGGATCCCGACCGCCCCGTGCGGCGCGAGTTCCTGGATCTCTTCCACCACCGGCTGCTCTCACTGCTCTACCGCATCGAGTCGCGCTACCGCGTCACCACGGAGCTGACGTCCAGCTGTGACGACCAGTGGTCCCGGCGCATGCTGGCCCTGGCCGGTTTCGACACCTACGACCGCGGCCGGCCCAGCAAGCTGCCCGCCTGGAAGATGCTGCGCATCGTCCCCATCCTCGCCAGCTACGTGCGCACCGCCGAGAAGCTGGAGATGGCCCTGCAGGACGTGCTCGGGGAGGACCTGGGCGGCGCCCGCGTCACCGTGCACCAGTTCGTGGGCCGGTGGGTGGAGATCGACGCGAGGATGGAACTGGGCCGCGCCAACCACCAGCTCGGACGCAACACACTGCTCGGAGGCCGGGCCTTCGACAGGACGGGCCGGTTCAAGGTCGAGATCGGTCCGCTCCCGCCCCAGACGTGGCGGCGGTTGATGCCCGAGGGGGACCTGTACCCGATGGCGCGCGAGGTGGTGTCGCTCTGCGTGCGAGATCCCCTCGAGTACTCCTTCGAGTTGTTCCTCAGCGAGAGCGTCCAGCACACCTTCCAACTCGCCCAGCGAGAGCCCTCCCGGCTCGGACGGGATACCTGGCTCGGCACGAACCGGCAGAACCGGATCACCGTGCCGGGTTCCACTTGA
- a CDS encoding DUF4123 domain-containing protein, translated as MMEARRLIIQVLWGALSPNKFIVQPAQALRVGRGKTVGVSLPNDAGMSQEHFELSWDGQHCRLRDLGSATGTLLDGQKAAAAEVFNKSWIRAGSTDFSVFIEGFTPPKEPPPPEARDAAQQHLRVLQSLAAEAPLFAILDAARTPRILELLQESVEEYQSLYEGPQGQALAEVAPYLVSLPPRSRLLESLTLEGWMQNWGIYLTCPSPFLELRRHLRKFLMVEAEDNDHRLYFRFYDPRVLRVFLPTCSARQREEFLGPIHTLAFEPDDEPHRLSVLPARAP; from the coding sequence ATGATGGAAGCAAGACGACTGATCATCCAGGTTCTTTGGGGGGCCCTCTCCCCCAACAAGTTCATCGTCCAGCCGGCCCAGGCGCTTCGCGTCGGACGAGGGAAGACCGTGGGGGTTTCGCTCCCCAACGATGCGGGGATGTCCCAGGAGCACTTCGAGCTGTCGTGGGACGGTCAGCACTGCCGGCTTCGCGACCTGGGAAGCGCCACGGGCACCCTGCTGGATGGACAGAAGGCAGCGGCCGCGGAGGTCTTCAACAAGAGCTGGATCCGCGCGGGCTCGACCGACTTCTCGGTGTTCATCGAGGGCTTCACCCCTCCCAAGGAGCCGCCTCCTCCCGAGGCGAGAGATGCCGCACAGCAACACCTTCGGGTCTTGCAGTCGCTCGCCGCGGAGGCGCCGCTGTTCGCCATCCTCGACGCCGCGCGCACGCCCCGGATCCTGGAGTTGCTCCAGGAGTCCGTGGAGGAGTACCAATCCCTCTACGAGGGTCCACAGGGACAAGCACTCGCGGAGGTGGCCCCCTACCTCGTGAGCCTTCCGCCTCGGTCACGGCTGCTGGAGTCCTTGACGCTCGAGGGCTGGATGCAGAACTGGGGCATCTACCTGACCTGTCCCTCACCGTTCCTCGAGCTCAGGCGCCATCTGCGCAAGTTCTTGATGGTCGAGGCCGAGGACAACGACCATCGCCTCTACTTCCGGTTCTATGATCCGCGTGTGTTGAGAGTCTTCCTGCCCACCTGCTCGGCGCGACAACGCGAGGAATTCCTCGGGCCCATCCACACCCTGGCCTTCGAACCCGACGATGAGCCCCATCGGCTCTCCGTCCTGCCCGCGCGAGCCCCCTGA
- a CDS encoding NAD(P)-dependent oxidoreductase: MKKPLPEEIGVSVTGRGDAVTYGPERKKEPAPEPGLPLLVFGATGRTGRCLVEQALAAGHRVTAFARDTRALPPAHARLRHIQGRVEDASAVEDAVKNHHAVLCALGPTGRKDAEAIARGTENIVAAMQRHQVWRLIYVPFHEQGDGWGPAALFDKLMARFRPRTNTSGWQQRVEVIRESALEWVIVRPTRLTDAAASGRHQVSIDQGKVPLRIARADLAAFMLEQLRSPRYVRKSPVIGG; the protein is encoded by the coding sequence GTGAAGAAGCCCCTGCCAGAGGAGATTGGCGTCTCGGTGACGGGCCGGGGAGACGCGGTCACGTACGGGCCGGAGCGCAAGAAGGAGCCGGCTCCGGAGCCCGGCCTGCCGCTGCTCGTCTTCGGTGCCACGGGCCGCACGGGGCGGTGTCTGGTGGAGCAGGCGCTCGCGGCGGGACACCGGGTCACCGCGTTCGCGCGGGACACGCGCGCGCTCCCCCCGGCCCATGCCCGGCTGCGGCACATCCAGGGCCGGGTCGAGGACGCCAGCGCGGTGGAGGATGCCGTGAAGAACCACCACGCCGTGCTCTGCGCGCTGGGCCCCACGGGGCGCAAGGACGCCGAGGCCATCGCCCGCGGGACGGAGAACATCGTCGCGGCGATGCAACGTCATCAGGTGTGGCGCCTCATCTATGTCCCCTTCCACGAGCAGGGAGATGGCTGGGGACCCGCGGCGCTCTTCGACAAGCTCATGGCCCGCTTCCGCCCGAGGACGAACACCAGCGGCTGGCAGCAGCGCGTGGAGGTGATTCGAGAGAGCGCCCTCGAGTGGGTGATCGTCCGGCCCACGCGGCTCACGGATGCCGCGGCGAGCGGACGGCATCAGGTATCCATCGATCAGGGCAAGGTGCCGTTGCGCATCGCGCGGGCCGATCTGGCCGCGTTCATGCTCGAGCAGCTTCGTTCCCCCCGGTACGTCCGGAAATCTCCCGTCATTGGCGGCTGA
- the tssD gene encoding type VI secretion system tube protein TssD — protein MAETVHLFLKANGADIKGESTQKSLGRDGSIECVYYEQEVITARERGSGIASGRRQYSPLLIRKRIDKSSPLLMKALVENAVIEGTMKFFRPNPTGDGTTEQFYTVVIKQGRINHIKQYVPSTIVPATSFEPPLEELSFVFHTISWTYTNGGVQHEDTWSDQR, from the coding sequence ATGGCAGAGACAGTACACCTCTTTCTGAAGGCCAATGGCGCGGACATCAAGGGAGAGAGCACCCAGAAGAGCCTCGGGCGCGACGGCTCCATCGAGTGCGTCTATTACGAGCAGGAGGTCATCACGGCGCGTGAGCGCGGCTCGGGCATCGCGTCCGGCCGGCGCCAGTACTCGCCGCTGCTCATCCGCAAGCGCATCGACAAGAGCTCGCCCCTGCTCATGAAGGCGCTGGTGGAGAACGCCGTCATCGAGGGGACGATGAAGTTCTTCCGCCCCAACCCCACGGGTGACGGCACGACGGAGCAGTTCTACACCGTCGTCATCAAGCAGGGCCGCATCAACCACATCAAGCAGTACGTGCCCAGCACCATCGTCCCCGCCACCTCCTTCGAGCCGCCCCTCGAGGAGCTGTCGTTCGTGTTCCACACCATCTCGTGGACGTACACGAACGGTGGCGTGCAGCACGAGGACACCTGGTCGGATCAGCGCTAG